TTAAAGGAAAAACATCGCCACCTTTCCAAACTCTATGAACATCAAAACCTGTTGCAATAGAGTCATCTGAAAAACTCCATGGGCTGTCTTTTGCTGTTCCTGAAAAGACAACATCTGCTCGATTAATTCTTTGTTCAACAGTCAATTCATCACAAAGGCAAGCAGACACATCAGATATCGAAAATATGATTGACATTGCTGAGAACACAAATGTAAATATCAAAAGTCTAGTTTTCATTTTCTCTACGTAACACTATGCATTTTAAGAATTAACTTGTTCTTTTTCAAGCATTTGTTCTACTTCATTTCTGTGGACAGCACAATACAGTCCAGATTCCTTACATTTGGGACATTTTAGATACTTGTAATAGTTAATCATGGAGTAAAATACAAAATCATCAATAAAAGGAATTTCTATTGATTCATACCAGCAAAAGTATGAGTTTCTCATTCTAGGAAATTAGATTTGTACCAAATTATAAATAATTCAAAACAACCAAATGCGTATCTTCATGCCACAGACAAAGCCCATTGTAAGTATTGAAAATGTTGTGGCCTCAGCTACAATTGATCAGGACTTAGATCTTGATGTTATTCAGAAAAAATTTCCTAAAGTAGAGTACAATCCTGAACAATTCCCTGGCGCCGTTTTTCGACTTACAAAGCCCAAGACTGCAACATTACTATTTAGGACTGGGAAGATGGTTTGTACTGGCTCAAAATCAGAAGACATGGCAAGAAAAGCAGTCAAAACAGTAGTAGAGCAGCTCAGAGAAGGAAAAATCAAAATAAAAAAAGAAGCAATAGTCACCATTCAAAATATTGTAGCATCAATTAATCTTGGAGGAAAGATTCACCTTGAAAAAGCAGCAAGAACAGTGCCGCGAAGCATGTATGAGCCTGAGCAGTTTCCAGGATTAATCCACAGGATGCTTGATCCAAAAGTAGTGATCCTGATTTTTGCATCAGGTAAACTAGTTTGCACTGGCGGAAAGACTGCAC
The window above is part of the Nitrosopumilus sp. genome. Proteins encoded here:
- a CDS encoding TATA-box-binding protein → MPQTKPIVSIENVVASATIDQDLDLDVIQKKFPKVEYNPEQFPGAVFRLTKPKTATLLFRTGKMVCTGSKSEDMARKAVKTVVEQLREGKIKIKKEAIVTIQNIVASINLGGKIHLEKAARTVPRSMYEPEQFPGLIHRMLDPKVVILIFASGKLVCTGGKTAQEVYRAVNSLHVLLEEKGLMLYDS